A genomic segment from Dasypus novemcinctus isolate mDasNov1 chromosome X, mDasNov1.1.hap2, whole genome shotgun sequence encodes:
- the ELF4 gene encoding ETS-related transcription factor Elf-4 isoform X2 — translation MTEDQILEGRFLLADDNEVTSHTMSTTEVLLNVESPNNILDEKQIFSTSETPPDSDPAPAVTLPNYLIPVSEPNALNRRGDAGGQEGHSLEEKVPREESAKKTGKSKKRIRKTKGNRSTSPVTDPSVPIRKKSKDGKGSTIYLWEFLLALLQDRNTCPKYIKWTQREKGIFKLVDSKAVSKLWGKQKNKPDMNYETMGRALRYYYQRGILAKVEGQRLVYQFKEMPKDLVVIEDEDERSEATAASPQASTSSTSSTATTRRASSRVSSRAATQGKGGSSWEKPKVQHVGLQPSASLELGLSLDETPATSAVLVSPPESQAKLTKAVSAPSVPSNIHLGVAPVGSGSALTLQTIPLTTVLTNGPPASTTASTQLVLQSVPPASTFKDTFTLQASFPLNTSFQESQVAAPGAPLILSGLPQLLAGANRPANPAPPSVTGAGPGGPSSQPPGTVIAAFIRTSGTTATPGVKEGPLRSSSYVQGMVTGAPMEGLLVPEETLRELLRDQAHLQPLPTQVVSRGSQNQSLMGNQTFSPPSRPTVGLTPVAELELSSGSGSLFMAEPSVTTSGSLLTRSPTPAPFSPFNPTSLIKMEPHDI, via the exons ATGACAGAGGATCAGATCCTGGAGGGCAGATTTTTGCTGGCAG ATGACAATGAGGTAACCTCGCACACCATGTCAACCACCGAAGTCTTGCTCAATGTGGAGTCTCCCAACAACATCCTGGATGAGAAGCAGATAT TCAGCACCTCCGAAACGCCTCCAGACTCAGACCCTGCTCCAGCCGTCACTCTCCCCAACTACCTGATTCCTGTCTCTGAGCCCAATGCCCTGAACAGGCGGGGTGATGCTGGTGGCCAGGAAGGGCACTCTTTGGAGGAGAAGGTCCCCAGAGAAGAAAGTGCCAAGAAGActggaaaatcaaagaagagaa TCCGGAAGACAAAAGGCAACCGAAGTACCTCACCTGTCACTGACCCCAGCGTCCCCATAAGGAAAAAATCTAAGGATGGCAAAG GCAGCACCATCTACCTGTGGGAGTTTCTCCTGGCCCTTCTGCAAGACAGAAACACCTGTCCCAAGTACATCAAGTGGACCCAGCGCGAGAAAGGCATCTTCAAGCTGGTGGACTCCAAAGCTGTGTCCAAGCTGTGggggaaacagaaaaacaagcCTGACATGAACTATGAGACAATGGGGCGGGCCCTGAG ATATTACTACCAAAGAGGCATCCTTGCCAAAGTGGAAGGGCAGAGGCTGGTGTACCAGTTTAAGGAGATGCCCAAGGACCTGGTGGTGATTGAAGATGAGGATGAGAGAAGCGAAGCCACTGCCGCATCCCCTCaggcctccacctcctccacgTCCTCCACAGCCACCACCCGCCGAGCCAGCTCCAGGGTCTCATCCAGAGCCGCCACCCAAGGCAAGGGCGGCTCTTCCTGGGAGAAGCCAAAGGTTCAGCATGTTGGTCTCCAGCCATCTGCTAGTCTGGAATTGGGACTGTCTCTAGACGAGACCCCCGCTACCTCTGCTGTGCTTGTCTCTCCGCCAGAGAGCCAGGCCAAACTCACCAAAGCTGTGAG TGCTCCTTCAGTGCCCAGCAACATCCACCTAGGTGTGGCCCCTGTGGGGTCGGGCTCGGCCTTGACCCTGCAGACAATCCCACTGACCACGGTGCTGACCAACGGGCCTCCTGCCAGTACTACTGCTTCGACTCAGCTCGTGCTCCAAAGCGTCCCACCTGCTTCGACCTTCAAGGATACCTTCACCTTGCAGGCCTCCTTCCCCCTGAACACCAGTTTCCAAGAGAGCCAGGTGGCAGCACCTGGGGCGCCACTGATTCTCAGTGGCTTGCCCCAACTTCTCGCTGGGGCCAACCGTCCAGCCAACCCAGCACCACCCTCAGTCACAGGCGCTGGACCAGGAGGGCCCAGCTCTCAGCCCCCCGGGACTGTCATTGCTGCCTTCATCCGGACTTCTGGCACCACAGCCACCCCCGGGGTCAAGGAGGGGCCGCTCAGGTCCTCCTCCTATGTGCAGGGCATGGTGACTGGGGCCCCCATGGAAGGGCTGCTGGTTCCGGAAGAGACCCTGAGGGAGCTCCTGAGAGATCAGGCTCATCTTCAGCCACTTCCAACCCAGGTGGTTTCAAGGGGTTCCCAGAATCAGAGCCTTATGGGGAACCAGACTTTCTCTCCACCCAGCCGCCCCACTGTTGGGCTGACCCCAGTGGCTGAACTTGAGCTCTCCTCAGGCTCAGGGTCCCTGTTTATGGCTGAGCCCAGTGTGACCACATCTGGGAGCCTGCTGACCAGgtccccaaccccagccccctTCTCTCCATTCAACCCAACTTCCCTCATTAAGATGGAGCCCCACGATATATAG
- the ELF4 gene encoding ETS-related transcription factor Elf-4 isoform X1, with product MAITLQPSELIFEFASNGMDDIHQLEDPSVFPAVIVEQVPYPELLHLYSGLDLDDVHNGIITDGTLCMTEDQILEGRFLLADDNEVTSHTMSTTEVLLNVESPNNILDEKQIFSTSETPPDSDPAPAVTLPNYLIPVSEPNALNRRGDAGGQEGHSLEEKVPREESAKKTGKSKKRIRKTKGNRSTSPVTDPSVPIRKKSKDGKGSTIYLWEFLLALLQDRNTCPKYIKWTQREKGIFKLVDSKAVSKLWGKQKNKPDMNYETMGRALRYYYQRGILAKVEGQRLVYQFKEMPKDLVVIEDEDERSEATAASPQASTSSTSSTATTRRASSRVSSRAATQGKGGSSWEKPKVQHVGLQPSASLELGLSLDETPATSAVLVSPPESQAKLTKAVSAPSVPSNIHLGVAPVGSGSALTLQTIPLTTVLTNGPPASTTASTQLVLQSVPPASTFKDTFTLQASFPLNTSFQESQVAAPGAPLILSGLPQLLAGANRPANPAPPSVTGAGPGGPSSQPPGTVIAAFIRTSGTTATPGVKEGPLRSSSYVQGMVTGAPMEGLLVPEETLRELLRDQAHLQPLPTQVVSRGSQNQSLMGNQTFSPPSRPTVGLTPVAELELSSGSGSLFMAEPSVTTSGSLLTRSPTPAPFSPFNPTSLIKMEPHDI from the exons ATGGCTATTACCCTGCAGCCCAGTGAACTGATCTTTGAGTTTGCAAGCAACGGCATGGATGATATCCACCAG CTGGAAGACCCCTCAGTGTTCCCAGCTGTGATCGTGGAGCAGGTACCCTACCCCGAATTACTGCATCTGTACTCAGGACTGGACCTGGACGACGTTCACAATGGCATCATAACGGACGGGACCTTGTGCATGACAGAGGATCAGATCCTGGAGGGCAGATTTTTGCTGGCAG ATGACAATGAGGTAACCTCGCACACCATGTCAACCACCGAAGTCTTGCTCAATGTGGAGTCTCCCAACAACATCCTGGATGAGAAGCAGATAT TCAGCACCTCCGAAACGCCTCCAGACTCAGACCCTGCTCCAGCCGTCACTCTCCCCAACTACCTGATTCCTGTCTCTGAGCCCAATGCCCTGAACAGGCGGGGTGATGCTGGTGGCCAGGAAGGGCACTCTTTGGAGGAGAAGGTCCCCAGAGAAGAAAGTGCCAAGAAGActggaaaatcaaagaagagaa TCCGGAAGACAAAAGGCAACCGAAGTACCTCACCTGTCACTGACCCCAGCGTCCCCATAAGGAAAAAATCTAAGGATGGCAAAG GCAGCACCATCTACCTGTGGGAGTTTCTCCTGGCCCTTCTGCAAGACAGAAACACCTGTCCCAAGTACATCAAGTGGACCCAGCGCGAGAAAGGCATCTTCAAGCTGGTGGACTCCAAAGCTGTGTCCAAGCTGTGggggaaacagaaaaacaagcCTGACATGAACTATGAGACAATGGGGCGGGCCCTGAG ATATTACTACCAAAGAGGCATCCTTGCCAAAGTGGAAGGGCAGAGGCTGGTGTACCAGTTTAAGGAGATGCCCAAGGACCTGGTGGTGATTGAAGATGAGGATGAGAGAAGCGAAGCCACTGCCGCATCCCCTCaggcctccacctcctccacgTCCTCCACAGCCACCACCCGCCGAGCCAGCTCCAGGGTCTCATCCAGAGCCGCCACCCAAGGCAAGGGCGGCTCTTCCTGGGAGAAGCCAAAGGTTCAGCATGTTGGTCTCCAGCCATCTGCTAGTCTGGAATTGGGACTGTCTCTAGACGAGACCCCCGCTACCTCTGCTGTGCTTGTCTCTCCGCCAGAGAGCCAGGCCAAACTCACCAAAGCTGTGAG TGCTCCTTCAGTGCCCAGCAACATCCACCTAGGTGTGGCCCCTGTGGGGTCGGGCTCGGCCTTGACCCTGCAGACAATCCCACTGACCACGGTGCTGACCAACGGGCCTCCTGCCAGTACTACTGCTTCGACTCAGCTCGTGCTCCAAAGCGTCCCACCTGCTTCGACCTTCAAGGATACCTTCACCTTGCAGGCCTCCTTCCCCCTGAACACCAGTTTCCAAGAGAGCCAGGTGGCAGCACCTGGGGCGCCACTGATTCTCAGTGGCTTGCCCCAACTTCTCGCTGGGGCCAACCGTCCAGCCAACCCAGCACCACCCTCAGTCACAGGCGCTGGACCAGGAGGGCCCAGCTCTCAGCCCCCCGGGACTGTCATTGCTGCCTTCATCCGGACTTCTGGCACCACAGCCACCCCCGGGGTCAAGGAGGGGCCGCTCAGGTCCTCCTCCTATGTGCAGGGCATGGTGACTGGGGCCCCCATGGAAGGGCTGCTGGTTCCGGAAGAGACCCTGAGGGAGCTCCTGAGAGATCAGGCTCATCTTCAGCCACTTCCAACCCAGGTGGTTTCAAGGGGTTCCCAGAATCAGAGCCTTATGGGGAACCAGACTTTCTCTCCACCCAGCCGCCCCACTGTTGGGCTGACCCCAGTGGCTGAACTTGAGCTCTCCTCAGGCTCAGGGTCCCTGTTTATGGCTGAGCCCAGTGTGACCACATCTGGGAGCCTGCTGACCAGgtccccaaccccagccccctTCTCTCCATTCAACCCAACTTCCCTCATTAAGATGGAGCCCCACGATATATAG